The Methylobacterium currus genome contains a region encoding:
- a CDS encoding ABC transporter permease: protein MALFARLLSAALLLAAWWLLSRTTDPRTLPSPEAVAAFVVREAASGDLLRNIGITLWRVAASFCLAMATGAVLGIALGRSRAADRLLDTPLLVLLNTPALVITVLAYIWLGLTETAAILAVALNKMPNVAVILREGARGLDPGLEEMAQAFRYDRRTWIRHVLMPQLVPFAVAAARSGISLAWKIVLVVELLGRPNGVGYAISYYFQLFDVAALIGYSLVFSAVMLAVDALLLQPLDAHARRWR from the coding sequence ATGGCCCTCTTCGCCCGCCTTCTCTCGGCCGCTTTGCTCCTCGCCGCCTGGTGGCTTCTGAGCCGCACCACCGACCCGCGCACCCTGCCGTCGCCGGAGGCGGTGGCGGCCTTCGTGGTGCGGGAGGCGGCCTCCGGCGACCTCCTGCGCAACATCGGCATCACCCTGTGGCGGGTCGCGGCCTCGTTCTGCCTCGCCATGGCGACCGGGGCGGTGCTCGGCATCGCGCTCGGCCGCTCGCGGGCCGCCGACCGGCTCCTCGACACGCCGCTCCTCGTGCTGCTCAACACCCCGGCGCTGGTCATCACCGTGCTGGCCTATATCTGGCTCGGCCTGACCGAGACCGCGGCGATCCTGGCGGTCGCCCTCAACAAGATGCCGAACGTCGCGGTGATCCTGCGCGAGGGCGCCCGCGGGCTCGACCCTGGCCTGGAGGAGATGGCGCAGGCCTTCCGGTACGACCGCCGCACCTGGATCCGCCACGTGCTCATGCCCCAGCTCGTGCCCTTCGCGGTGGCGGCGGCGCGGTCGGGGATCTCGCTCGCCTGGAAGATCGTGCTGGTGGTCGAGCTGCTCGGCCGCCCCAACGGCGTCGGCTACGCCATCTCGTACTATTTCCAGCTCTTCGACGTCGCGGCCCTGATCGGCTACAGCCTCGTGTTCAGCGCCGTGATGCTGGCGGTCGACGCCCTGCTGCTCCAGCCCCTCGACGCCCATGCCCGCCGCTGGCGATAA
- a CDS encoding ATP-binding cassette domain-containing protein, which produces MSAAGDGMPGTDAILALTVRRKVYRPAGAEPVEAVRDLHVSVRRAETLCLIGPSGAGKTTTLRILLGLDRDFEGGLTTRPSLRIGMVFQEPRLLPWRTVEENVRLSLPRAERGQSLDALFEELGLGPWRGRYPRALSLGMARRVALARALALAPGLLVLDEPFVSLDDAAASSLRAAVFGSAASRGAAVLMVTHNVPEALAVADRLLLLSGRPASLVAEVPIRTARAERGRDWVEAMRRDLAARYPGTVAQG; this is translated from the coding sequence ATGTCCGCCGCCGGCGACGGGATGCCCGGCACCGACGCGATCCTCGCCCTGACGGTCCGCCGCAAGGTCTATCGCCCGGCCGGTGCCGAGCCGGTCGAGGCGGTGCGCGACCTTCACGTCTCGGTCCGGAGGGCCGAGACCCTGTGCCTGATCGGCCCGTCGGGGGCGGGCAAGACCACCACCCTGCGCATCCTGCTCGGCCTCGACCGCGACTTCGAGGGCGGCCTGACCACCCGCCCTAGCCTGCGCATCGGCATGGTGTTCCAGGAGCCACGGCTCCTGCCCTGGCGGACCGTCGAGGAGAACGTGCGCCTCTCCCTGCCGCGGGCGGAGCGCGGGCAGTCGCTCGACGCGCTGTTCGAGGAACTGGGCCTCGGCCCCTGGCGCGGGCGCTATCCCCGGGCGCTCTCGCTGGGCATGGCCCGCCGGGTCGCGCTCGCCCGGGCGCTCGCCCTGGCACCTGGCCTCCTCGTCCTCGACGAGCCCTTCGTCTCCCTCGACGACGCGGCGGCCTCCTCCTTGCGGGCGGCGGTGTTCGGCAGCGCGGCCTCCCGCGGTGCGGCGGTGCTGATGGTGACCCACAACGTGCCCGAGGCCCTGGCGGTGGCCGACCGGCTGCTGCTCCTCTCCGGCCGGCCGGCGAGCCTGGTGGCGGAGGTGCCGATCCGGACGGCGCGGGCGGAGCGTGGCCGGGACTGGGTGGAGGCGATGCGGCGGGATCTCGCGGCGC